One Nicotiana sylvestris chromosome 12, ASM39365v2, whole genome shotgun sequence genomic window carries:
- the LOC104231200 gene encoding annexin-like protein RJ4, whose product MATINYPENPSPVADAEAIRKACQGWGTDEKAIISIFGHRNATQKKLIRRAYEELYNEDLVKRLESELSGHFEKAVYRWILDPEDRDAVMLHAAIKETPIPDYRVIIEYSCIYSPEEFLAVKRAYQARYKRSVEEDLAEHSAGDLRKLLVALVGIYRYAGKEINARVANTEADNLHSAICNKEFNHEEIVRIISTRSIPQLIATLNRYKDDYGSSITKHLRDDANAAKEYLVALRTTIRCINDPQKYYEKVIRYAINESGTDEESLTRVIVTRAEKDLKDIKEIYYKRNSVTLDHAVSKHTSGDYKAFLLTLLGNDN is encoded by the exons ATGGCTACAATCAATTACCCTGAAAACCCTTCTCCTGTTGCTGATGCAGAGGCTATTAGGAAGGCTTGTCAAG GTTGGGGAACAGATGAGAAAGCCATAATTTCGATATTTGGGCATAGAAACGCAACTCAGAAGAAGCTGATTAGACGAGCTTACGAGGAGTTGTACAATGAAGATCTTGTGAAGCGCCTTGAATCTGAGTTGTCTGGACACTTCGAG AAAGCAGTATACAGATGGATTCTAGATCCAGAAGACAGAGATGCAGTAatgttgcacgctgcaataaaaGAGACACCAATTCCAGATTATCGTGTGATTATTGAGTACTCATGTATCTATTCCCCTGAAGAGTTCTTGGCTGTGAAACGTGCCTATCAAGCTCGCTACAAGCGCTCTGTGGAGGAAGATTTGGCTGAGCATTCTGCTGGTGATCTTCGAAAG CTGTTGGTTGCCCTAGTGGGCATATACAGGTATGCTGGTAAAGAGATAAATGCAAGAGTAGCAAACACCGAGGCTGACAACCTTCACAGTGCAATATGTAACAAGGAATTCAATCATGAAGAAATTGTTAGAATTATTTCAACAAGGAGCATCCCTCAACTCATAGCAACTCTCAACCGCTACAAGGATGATTATGGCTCTTCAATTACCAAG CACTTGAGGGATGACGCAAATGCTGCTAAAGAATACCTAGTAGCACTACGTACAACAATCCGATGCATTAATGACCCCCAGAAATACTATGAAAAG GTAATCCGCTATGCTATTAACGAGTCTGGGACTGATGAAGAGTCACTGACAAGAGTGATAGTTACAAGGGCAGAGAAGGACTTAAAGGATATCAAGGAGATTTACTACAAGAGGAACAGTGTCACTCTTGATCATGCTGTCTCCAAGCACACTTCTGGAGATTACAAGGCTTTCCTTCTCACTCTATTGGGAAATGATAACTAA